A genomic segment from Capra hircus breed San Clemente chromosome 7, ASM170441v1, whole genome shotgun sequence encodes:
- the ZFR2 gene encoding zinc finger RNA-binding protein 2 isoform X3, giving the protein MAASNYYGFAQGVSSQYSVPPPSAFPLPAAGASLPTQPAPGLGPALIPFPEAAQPPGPGYSGYQPHSGQDLGYSTQPQEPMPAATTAPSYQDSYSYGLSTATSGYETKQYPPPAAGHQLPATATLCPPGTQGAYGGGGYGQAQPLPQMPTAEAGPPASVACSSYTYAPASSAQPMASSVPALPASSSFSAASAPYTGPSYPSYDASSYSVASPYYPPLLTPQMQPPPPPPPPPPPKPVDSSQWGGPGGSPSASCAHSVAKKLPVPSKLPRPWTGPQPLPLHYCDICKISCAGPQTYREHLEGQKHKKKEAAQKMGVQPNGSPRGVQAQLRCDLCAVSCTGAEAYAAHIRGAKHQKVFKLHTKLGKPIPTIDPAPANPHLAQAPSTSQPASIPVTTNAESAPAASAKPAAPASPSVCAPSRPPPPRRPATSKASRVGPPALPATDCRAPHGKPATPRSERPGEPSTRGGSTEASGSSCEGQPVGPGYVEEVCNEEGRVIRFRCKLCECSFNDPNARDMHVRGRRHRLQYKKKVNPDLPIADKPSTRVRKLVEETLRRQRQLTKRRLGELRRWHNETRRYDLCRRRLEEGLPVPDAHSGRPLPDQHLPALRSRPGAPTAKPLPTRRPESSDDRHVMCKHAAIYPTEEELLAVQKAVSHAERALKLVSDTLAEEDSASPEPEGGDHSSGPSPSARILKGVMRVGLLAKGLLLRGDRAVQLILLCSQKPTHALQRRVAEQLPLQLPVVTDDKYEVSSDPDASIVISSCEEPRIQVAVSITSPLMREDPSKDQEGTEVPPPDPRDVLSPEKCLQALAALRHAKWFQARASGLQPCVIVIRVFRDLCQRVPTWGALPDWAMELLVEKALSSTKGPLSPGDAVRRVLECVASGTLLTDGPGLQDPCERDQMDALSSMTLQEREDITASAQHALRMLAFRQIHKILGIDPLPPPRIRLGARFRKRPQEAGELEAKVGSDQRKRPRLPNGT; this is encoded by the exons CGTCCCGCCTCCGTCAGCTTTCCCCCTCCCTGCTGCTGGAGCCAGCTTgcccacacagcctgctcctggACTGGGCCCAGCCCTGATCCCATTTCCGGAGGCCGCCCAGCCCCCCGGGCCAGGATACAGTGGGTACCAGCCCCACTCCGGTCAGGACCTCGGTTATAGCACCCAGCCCCAGGAGCCTATGCCAGCTGCCACCACAGCACCCTCCTACCAG GACAGTTACAGCTACGGACTGTCGACAGCCACCAGTGGCTACGAGACCAAACAGTACCCTCCGCCTGCTGCCGGCCATCAGCTCCCAGCCACGGCCACGCTCTGCCCGCCAG GGACTCAAGGAGCCTACGGGGGCGGTGGGTACGGCCAGGCACAGCCCCTGCCACAGATGCCCACCGCCGAGGCAGGGCCGCCAGCCAGCGTCGCCTGCTCCAGCTACACCTATGCCCCAGCCAGCAGCGCCCAGCCCATGGCCTCCTCCGTCCCCGCCCTGCCGGCCTCGTCGTCCTTCAGCGCAGCCTCCGCCCCATACACGG GACCAAGCTACCCGAGCTATGATGCGTCCTCCTACTCCGTGGCCAGTCCTTACTACCCACCGCTACTCACCCCACAGATGCAGCCACCgccgccgccacccccacccccacccccaaagcctGTGGACTCATCCCAGTGGGGTGGCCCAGGAGGCAGTCCCAGTGCCAGCTGTGCCCACAGCGTTGCCAAGAAGCTTCCAGTTCCCAGCAAGCTGCCAAGACCATGGACTGGCCCCCAGCCGCTCCCACTTCACTACTGTGACATCTGCAAGATCAGCTGTGCCGGCCCCCAG ACATACCGCGAGCACCTGGAAGGGCAGAAGCACAAGAAGAAAGAGGCAGCCCAGAAGATGGGCGTCCAGCCCAACGGCAGCCCGCGGGGGGTGCAGGCGCAGCTGCGCTGCGACCTCTGTGCCGTGTCCTGCACCGGGGCAGAGGCCTATGCTGCCCACATCCGGGGGGCCAAGCACCAGAAG GTCTTCAAGCTGCACACCAAACTGGGGAAGCCCATCCCCACCATAGACCCTGCGCCGGCCAACCCCCACTtggcccaggcccccagcaccAGCCAGCCGGCCTCCATCCCCGTCACCACCAACGCAGAGAGCGCCCCCGCAGCCTCAGCCAAGCCCGCGGCCCCCGCCAGCCCCAGCGTGTGTGCCCCGAGCAGGCCACCACCGCCCAGGAGACCGGCCACCTCGAAGGCCTCGCGTGTGG GGCCTCCTGCGCTGCCAGCAACCGACTGCAGAGCCCCCCACGGGAAACCGGCAACCCCCAGATCAGAGAGGCCCGGGGAGCCGTCCACCCGAGGAGGCTCTACAGAAGCTTCTGGAAGCAGCTGTGAGGGGCAGCCGGTGGGCCCAGGCTACGTGGAGGAG GTGTGCAACGAGGAGGGCCGGGTGATCCGCTTCCGCTGCAAGCTGTGTGAGTGCAGCTTCAACGACCCCAACGCcagggacatgcacgtgcgggGACGCCGGCACCGGCTGCAGTACAAG AAAAAAGTGAACCCTGACCTCCCGATCGCGGACAAGCCCAGCACACGGGTGCGCAAGCTCGTGGAGGAGACACTGCGGAGGCAGCGGCAGCTGACCAAGAGGCGGCTGGGGGAGCTGCGGCGCTGGCACAACGAGACGAG GCGCTACGACTTGTGCAGGAGGCGGCTGGAAGAGGGGCTGCCCGTCCCAGACGCACACTCAGGACGCCCGCTGCCTGACCAGCACCTGCCTGCCCTCAGGAGTCGGCCAGGGGCGCCCACAGCCAAGCCTCTG CCCACAAGGCGGCCAGAGTCCAGCGACGACCGGCATGTCATGTGTAAGCACGCGGCCATCTACCCAACGGAGGAGGAGCTCCTGGCCGTCCAGAAGGCTGTCTCCCATGCGGAGCGTGCCCTCAAGCTGGTGTCTGACACGCTGGCTGAGGAGGACTCTGCCAGCCCGGAGCCCGAGGGCGGGGACCACAG CAGCGGCCCCAGCCCCTCAGCCCGGATCCTGAAAGGCGTGATGCGGGTTGGCCTCCTGGCGAAGGGGCTACTCCTGCGGGGAGATCGGGCGGTACAGCTGATCCTGCTCTGCTCCCAGAAGCCCACCCACGCCTTGCAGCGCAGAGTCGCCGAGCAGCTGCCCCTCCAGCTCCCG GTGGTAACAGACGACAAGTACGAGGTCTCTTCTGACCCGGACGCCAGCATTGTCATCTCCTCCTGCGAGGAGCCCCGGATACAGGTTGCTGTGTCCATCACCTCACCCCTAATGCGGGAGGACCCCTCCAAAGACCAAG AAGGAACTGAGGTGCCTCCGCCAGACCCAAGAGATGTCCTGAGCCCAGAGAAGTGCCTGCAGGCACTGGCTGCTCTCCGCCATGCCAAGTGGTTCCAG GCAAGAGCCAGCGGCCTGCAGCCCTGTGTGATTGTCATCAGGGTCTTCCGGGACCTCTGCCAGCGCGTGCCCACCTGGGGGGCCCTGCCGGACTGG GCCATGGAGCTGCTGGTGGAGAAGGCCCTGAGCAGCACCAAGGGGCCCCTGAGCCCCGGGGATGCTGTGCGCCGAGTCCTGGAGTGCGTGGCCTCAGGGACGCTCCTCACAG ATGGGCCCGGGCTCCAGGATCCCTGTGAGAGAGACCAGATGGATGCCCTCAGCTCCATGACCCTCCAGGAACGAGAAGATATCACAGCCAGCGCCCAG CACGCCCTGCGCATGTTGGCGTTCCGGCAGATCCACAAGATCCTGGGCATCGACCCGCTGCCGCCCCCCAGAATCAGGCTGGGGGCACGCTTCCGGAAGAGGCCACAGGAGGCAGGCGAGCTGGAGGCCAAGGTGGGCAGCGACCAGAGGAAGCGGCCTCGCCTCCCCAATGGGACCTGA
- the ZFR2 gene encoding zinc finger RNA-binding protein 2 isoform X1 produces MAASNYYGFAQGVSSQYSVPPPSAFPLPAAGASLPTQPAPGLGPALIPFPEAAQPPGPGYSGYQPHSGQDLGYSTQPQEPMPAATTAPSYQDSYSYGLSTATSGYETKQYPPPAAGHQLPATATLCPPGTQGAYGGGGYGQAQPLPQMPTAEAGPPASVACSSYTYAPASSAQPMASSVPALPASSSFSAASAPYTGPSYPSYDASSYSVASPYYPPLLTPQMQPPPPPPPPPPPKPVDSSQWGGPGGSPSASCAHSVAKKLPVPSKLPRPWTGPQPLPLHYCDICKISCAGPQTYREHLEGQKHKKKEAAQKMGVQPNGSPRGVQAQLRCDLCAVSCTGAEAYAAHIRGAKHQKVFKLHTKLGKPIPTIDPAPANPHLAQAPSTSQPASIPVTTNAESAPAASAKPAAPASPSVCAPSRPPPPRRPATSKASRVGPPALPATDCRAPHGKPATPRSERPGEPSTRGGSTEASGSSCEGQPVGPGYVEEVCNEEGRVIRFRCKLCECSFNDPNARDMHVRGRRHRLQYKKKVNPDLPIADKPSTRVRKLVEETLRRQRQLTKRRLGELRRWHNETRCSLGALRGGRAPHGLPRAPTGPPHSPATPQGPESLSSHRRYDLCRRRLEEGLPVPDAHSGRPLPDQHLPALRSRPGAPTAKPLPTRRPESSDDRHVMCKHAAIYPTEEELLAVQKAVSHAERALKLVSDTLAEEDSASPEPEGGDHSSGPSPSARILKGVMRVGLLAKGLLLRGDRAVQLILLCSQKPTHALQRRVAEQLPLQLPVVTDDKYEVSSDPDASIVISSCEEPRIQVAVSITSPLMREDPSKDQEGTEVPPPDPRDVLSPEKCLQALAALRHAKWFQARASGLQPCVIVIRVFRDLCQRVPTWGALPDWAMELLVEKALSSTKGPLSPGDAVRRVLECVASGTLLTDGPGLQDPCERDQMDALSSMTLQEREDITASAQHALRMLAFRQIHKILGIDPLPPPRIRLGARFRKRPQEAGELEAKVGSDQRKRPRLPNGT; encoded by the exons CGTCCCGCCTCCGTCAGCTTTCCCCCTCCCTGCTGCTGGAGCCAGCTTgcccacacagcctgctcctggACTGGGCCCAGCCCTGATCCCATTTCCGGAGGCCGCCCAGCCCCCCGGGCCAGGATACAGTGGGTACCAGCCCCACTCCGGTCAGGACCTCGGTTATAGCACCCAGCCCCAGGAGCCTATGCCAGCTGCCACCACAGCACCCTCCTACCAG GACAGTTACAGCTACGGACTGTCGACAGCCACCAGTGGCTACGAGACCAAACAGTACCCTCCGCCTGCTGCCGGCCATCAGCTCCCAGCCACGGCCACGCTCTGCCCGCCAG GGACTCAAGGAGCCTACGGGGGCGGTGGGTACGGCCAGGCACAGCCCCTGCCACAGATGCCCACCGCCGAGGCAGGGCCGCCAGCCAGCGTCGCCTGCTCCAGCTACACCTATGCCCCAGCCAGCAGCGCCCAGCCCATGGCCTCCTCCGTCCCCGCCCTGCCGGCCTCGTCGTCCTTCAGCGCAGCCTCCGCCCCATACACGG GACCAAGCTACCCGAGCTATGATGCGTCCTCCTACTCCGTGGCCAGTCCTTACTACCCACCGCTACTCACCCCACAGATGCAGCCACCgccgccgccacccccacccccacccccaaagcctGTGGACTCATCCCAGTGGGGTGGCCCAGGAGGCAGTCCCAGTGCCAGCTGTGCCCACAGCGTTGCCAAGAAGCTTCCAGTTCCCAGCAAGCTGCCAAGACCATGGACTGGCCCCCAGCCGCTCCCACTTCACTACTGTGACATCTGCAAGATCAGCTGTGCCGGCCCCCAG ACATACCGCGAGCACCTGGAAGGGCAGAAGCACAAGAAGAAAGAGGCAGCCCAGAAGATGGGCGTCCAGCCCAACGGCAGCCCGCGGGGGGTGCAGGCGCAGCTGCGCTGCGACCTCTGTGCCGTGTCCTGCACCGGGGCAGAGGCCTATGCTGCCCACATCCGGGGGGCCAAGCACCAGAAG GTCTTCAAGCTGCACACCAAACTGGGGAAGCCCATCCCCACCATAGACCCTGCGCCGGCCAACCCCCACTtggcccaggcccccagcaccAGCCAGCCGGCCTCCATCCCCGTCACCACCAACGCAGAGAGCGCCCCCGCAGCCTCAGCCAAGCCCGCGGCCCCCGCCAGCCCCAGCGTGTGTGCCCCGAGCAGGCCACCACCGCCCAGGAGACCGGCCACCTCGAAGGCCTCGCGTGTGG GGCCTCCTGCGCTGCCAGCAACCGACTGCAGAGCCCCCCACGGGAAACCGGCAACCCCCAGATCAGAGAGGCCCGGGGAGCCGTCCACCCGAGGAGGCTCTACAGAAGCTTCTGGAAGCAGCTGTGAGGGGCAGCCGGTGGGCCCAGGCTACGTGGAGGAG GTGTGCAACGAGGAGGGCCGGGTGATCCGCTTCCGCTGCAAGCTGTGTGAGTGCAGCTTCAACGACCCCAACGCcagggacatgcacgtgcgggGACGCCGGCACCGGCTGCAGTACAAG AAAAAAGTGAACCCTGACCTCCCGATCGCGGACAAGCCCAGCACACGGGTGCGCAAGCTCGTGGAGGAGACACTGCGGAGGCAGCGGCAGCTGACCAAGAGGCGGCTGGGGGAGCTGCGGCGCTGGCACAACGAGACGAGGTGCAGCCTCGGGGCCCTGCGCGGTGGGAGGGCTCCCCACGGGCTCCCCAGGGCCCCAACGGGACCACCTCACAGTCCTGCCACCCCTCAGGGCCCCGAGTCCCTCTCGTCCCACAGGCGCTACGACTTGTGCAGGAGGCGGCTGGAAGAGGGGCTGCCCGTCCCAGACGCACACTCAGGACGCCCGCTGCCTGACCAGCACCTGCCTGCCCTCAGGAGTCGGCCAGGGGCGCCCACAGCCAAGCCTCTG CCCACAAGGCGGCCAGAGTCCAGCGACGACCGGCATGTCATGTGTAAGCACGCGGCCATCTACCCAACGGAGGAGGAGCTCCTGGCCGTCCAGAAGGCTGTCTCCCATGCGGAGCGTGCCCTCAAGCTGGTGTCTGACACGCTGGCTGAGGAGGACTCTGCCAGCCCGGAGCCCGAGGGCGGGGACCACAG CAGCGGCCCCAGCCCCTCAGCCCGGATCCTGAAAGGCGTGATGCGGGTTGGCCTCCTGGCGAAGGGGCTACTCCTGCGGGGAGATCGGGCGGTACAGCTGATCCTGCTCTGCTCCCAGAAGCCCACCCACGCCTTGCAGCGCAGAGTCGCCGAGCAGCTGCCCCTCCAGCTCCCG GTGGTAACAGACGACAAGTACGAGGTCTCTTCTGACCCGGACGCCAGCATTGTCATCTCCTCCTGCGAGGAGCCCCGGATACAGGTTGCTGTGTCCATCACCTCACCCCTAATGCGGGAGGACCCCTCCAAAGACCAAG AAGGAACTGAGGTGCCTCCGCCAGACCCAAGAGATGTCCTGAGCCCAGAGAAGTGCCTGCAGGCACTGGCTGCTCTCCGCCATGCCAAGTGGTTCCAG GCAAGAGCCAGCGGCCTGCAGCCCTGTGTGATTGTCATCAGGGTCTTCCGGGACCTCTGCCAGCGCGTGCCCACCTGGGGGGCCCTGCCGGACTGG GCCATGGAGCTGCTGGTGGAGAAGGCCCTGAGCAGCACCAAGGGGCCCCTGAGCCCCGGGGATGCTGTGCGCCGAGTCCTGGAGTGCGTGGCCTCAGGGACGCTCCTCACAG ATGGGCCCGGGCTCCAGGATCCCTGTGAGAGAGACCAGATGGATGCCCTCAGCTCCATGACCCTCCAGGAACGAGAAGATATCACAGCCAGCGCCCAG CACGCCCTGCGCATGTTGGCGTTCCGGCAGATCCACAAGATCCTGGGCATCGACCCGCTGCCGCCCCCCAGAATCAGGCTGGGGGCACGCTTCCGGAAGAGGCCACAGGAGGCAGGCGAGCTGGAGGCCAAGGTGGGCAGCGACCAGAGGAAGCGGCCTCGCCTCCCCAATGGGACCTGA
- the ZFR2 gene encoding zinc finger RNA-binding protein 2 isoform X2 — MAASNYYGFAQGVSSQYSVPPPSAFPLPAAGASLPTQPAPGLGPALIPFPEAAQPPGPGYSGYQPHSGQDLGYSTQPQEPMPAATTAPSYQDSYSYGLSTATSGYETKQYPPPAAGHQLPATATLCPPGTQGAYGGGGYGQAQPLPQMPTAEAGPPASVACSSYTYAPASSAQPMASSVPALPASSSFSAASAPYTGPSYPSYDASSYSVASPYYPPLLTPQMQPPPPPPPPPPPKPVDSSQWGGPGGSPSASCAHSVAKKLPVPSKLPRPWTGPQPLPLHYCDICKISCAGPQTYREHLEGQKHKKKEAAQKMGVQPNGSPRGVQAQLRCDLCAVSCTGAEAYAAHIRGAKHQKVFKLHTKLGKPIPTIDPAPANPHLAQAPSTSQPASIPVTTNAESAPAASAKPAAPASPSVCAPSRPPPPRRPATSKASRVGPPALPATDCRAPHGKPATPRSERPGEPSTRGGSTEASGSSCEGQPVGPGYVEEVCNEEGRVIRFRCKLCECSFNDPNARDMHVRGRRHRLQYKKKVNPDLPIADKPSTRVRKLVEETLRRQRQLTKRRLGELRRWHNETRCSLGALRGGRAPHGLPRAPTGPPHSPATPQGPESLSSHRRYDLCRRRLEEGLPVPDAHSGRPLPDQHLPALRSRPGAPTAKPLPTRRPESSDDRHVMCKHAAIYPTEEELLAVQKAVSHAERALKLVSDTLAEEDSASPEPEGGDHSGPSPSARILKGVMRVGLLAKGLLLRGDRAVQLILLCSQKPTHALQRRVAEQLPLQLPVVTDDKYEVSSDPDASIVISSCEEPRIQVAVSITSPLMREDPSKDQEGTEVPPPDPRDVLSPEKCLQALAALRHAKWFQARASGLQPCVIVIRVFRDLCQRVPTWGALPDWAMELLVEKALSSTKGPLSPGDAVRRVLECVASGTLLTDGPGLQDPCERDQMDALSSMTLQEREDITASAQHALRMLAFRQIHKILGIDPLPPPRIRLGARFRKRPQEAGELEAKVGSDQRKRPRLPNGT; from the exons CGTCCCGCCTCCGTCAGCTTTCCCCCTCCCTGCTGCTGGAGCCAGCTTgcccacacagcctgctcctggACTGGGCCCAGCCCTGATCCCATTTCCGGAGGCCGCCCAGCCCCCCGGGCCAGGATACAGTGGGTACCAGCCCCACTCCGGTCAGGACCTCGGTTATAGCACCCAGCCCCAGGAGCCTATGCCAGCTGCCACCACAGCACCCTCCTACCAG GACAGTTACAGCTACGGACTGTCGACAGCCACCAGTGGCTACGAGACCAAACAGTACCCTCCGCCTGCTGCCGGCCATCAGCTCCCAGCCACGGCCACGCTCTGCCCGCCAG GGACTCAAGGAGCCTACGGGGGCGGTGGGTACGGCCAGGCACAGCCCCTGCCACAGATGCCCACCGCCGAGGCAGGGCCGCCAGCCAGCGTCGCCTGCTCCAGCTACACCTATGCCCCAGCCAGCAGCGCCCAGCCCATGGCCTCCTCCGTCCCCGCCCTGCCGGCCTCGTCGTCCTTCAGCGCAGCCTCCGCCCCATACACGG GACCAAGCTACCCGAGCTATGATGCGTCCTCCTACTCCGTGGCCAGTCCTTACTACCCACCGCTACTCACCCCACAGATGCAGCCACCgccgccgccacccccacccccacccccaaagcctGTGGACTCATCCCAGTGGGGTGGCCCAGGAGGCAGTCCCAGTGCCAGCTGTGCCCACAGCGTTGCCAAGAAGCTTCCAGTTCCCAGCAAGCTGCCAAGACCATGGACTGGCCCCCAGCCGCTCCCACTTCACTACTGTGACATCTGCAAGATCAGCTGTGCCGGCCCCCAG ACATACCGCGAGCACCTGGAAGGGCAGAAGCACAAGAAGAAAGAGGCAGCCCAGAAGATGGGCGTCCAGCCCAACGGCAGCCCGCGGGGGGTGCAGGCGCAGCTGCGCTGCGACCTCTGTGCCGTGTCCTGCACCGGGGCAGAGGCCTATGCTGCCCACATCCGGGGGGCCAAGCACCAGAAG GTCTTCAAGCTGCACACCAAACTGGGGAAGCCCATCCCCACCATAGACCCTGCGCCGGCCAACCCCCACTtggcccaggcccccagcaccAGCCAGCCGGCCTCCATCCCCGTCACCACCAACGCAGAGAGCGCCCCCGCAGCCTCAGCCAAGCCCGCGGCCCCCGCCAGCCCCAGCGTGTGTGCCCCGAGCAGGCCACCACCGCCCAGGAGACCGGCCACCTCGAAGGCCTCGCGTGTGG GGCCTCCTGCGCTGCCAGCAACCGACTGCAGAGCCCCCCACGGGAAACCGGCAACCCCCAGATCAGAGAGGCCCGGGGAGCCGTCCACCCGAGGAGGCTCTACAGAAGCTTCTGGAAGCAGCTGTGAGGGGCAGCCGGTGGGCCCAGGCTACGTGGAGGAG GTGTGCAACGAGGAGGGCCGGGTGATCCGCTTCCGCTGCAAGCTGTGTGAGTGCAGCTTCAACGACCCCAACGCcagggacatgcacgtgcgggGACGCCGGCACCGGCTGCAGTACAAG AAAAAAGTGAACCCTGACCTCCCGATCGCGGACAAGCCCAGCACACGGGTGCGCAAGCTCGTGGAGGAGACACTGCGGAGGCAGCGGCAGCTGACCAAGAGGCGGCTGGGGGAGCTGCGGCGCTGGCACAACGAGACGAGGTGCAGCCTCGGGGCCCTGCGCGGTGGGAGGGCTCCCCACGGGCTCCCCAGGGCCCCAACGGGACCACCTCACAGTCCTGCCACCCCTCAGGGCCCCGAGTCCCTCTCGTCCCACAGGCGCTACGACTTGTGCAGGAGGCGGCTGGAAGAGGGGCTGCCCGTCCCAGACGCACACTCAGGACGCCCGCTGCCTGACCAGCACCTGCCTGCCCTCAGGAGTCGGCCAGGGGCGCCCACAGCCAAGCCTCTG CCCACAAGGCGGCCAGAGTCCAGCGACGACCGGCATGTCATGTGTAAGCACGCGGCCATCTACCCAACGGAGGAGGAGCTCCTGGCCGTCCAGAAGGCTGTCTCCCATGCGGAGCGTGCCCTCAAGCTGGTGTCTGACACGCTGGCTGAGGAGGACTCTGCCAGCCCGGAGCCCGAGGGCGGGGACCACAG CGGCCCCAGCCCCTCAGCCCGGATCCTGAAAGGCGTGATGCGGGTTGGCCTCCTGGCGAAGGGGCTACTCCTGCGGGGAGATCGGGCGGTACAGCTGATCCTGCTCTGCTCCCAGAAGCCCACCCACGCCTTGCAGCGCAGAGTCGCCGAGCAGCTGCCCCTCCAGCTCCCG GTGGTAACAGACGACAAGTACGAGGTCTCTTCTGACCCGGACGCCAGCATTGTCATCTCCTCCTGCGAGGAGCCCCGGATACAGGTTGCTGTGTCCATCACCTCACCCCTAATGCGGGAGGACCCCTCCAAAGACCAAG AAGGAACTGAGGTGCCTCCGCCAGACCCAAGAGATGTCCTGAGCCCAGAGAAGTGCCTGCAGGCACTGGCTGCTCTCCGCCATGCCAAGTGGTTCCAG GCAAGAGCCAGCGGCCTGCAGCCCTGTGTGATTGTCATCAGGGTCTTCCGGGACCTCTGCCAGCGCGTGCCCACCTGGGGGGCCCTGCCGGACTGG GCCATGGAGCTGCTGGTGGAGAAGGCCCTGAGCAGCACCAAGGGGCCCCTGAGCCCCGGGGATGCTGTGCGCCGAGTCCTGGAGTGCGTGGCCTCAGGGACGCTCCTCACAG ATGGGCCCGGGCTCCAGGATCCCTGTGAGAGAGACCAGATGGATGCCCTCAGCTCCATGACCCTCCAGGAACGAGAAGATATCACAGCCAGCGCCCAG CACGCCCTGCGCATGTTGGCGTTCCGGCAGATCCACAAGATCCTGGGCATCGACCCGCTGCCGCCCCCCAGAATCAGGCTGGGGGCACGCTTCCGGAAGAGGCCACAGGAGGCAGGCGAGCTGGAGGCCAAGGTGGGCAGCGACCAGAGGAAGCGGCCTCGCCTCCCCAATGGGACCTGA